Proteins encoded within one genomic window of Mycolicibacterium aubagnense:
- a CDS encoding nitroreductase family deazaflavin-dependent oxidoreductase, which yields MAEGQLNAKQIKALNSKAMLVGFKWMSRINTWAFRATDGRLGAKWRLGSKPVATPPPVGILTTIGRKSGEPRDSPLLYLREGDRIVVVASQGGRSTHPMWYLNLVANPKVKFQVRGETLQLTAREATDAERDEYWPKLDAMYPDFVDYRSYTERKIPIIFLDPA from the coding sequence ATGGCCGAAGGGCAGCTGAACGCCAAGCAGATCAAGGCACTGAACTCGAAGGCGATGCTCGTCGGCTTCAAGTGGATGTCGCGGATCAACACCTGGGCGTTTCGTGCCACCGACGGCCGGTTGGGCGCCAAGTGGCGTCTCGGCTCCAAGCCGGTCGCCACCCCGCCCCCGGTCGGCATCTTGACCACCATCGGACGCAAGTCGGGCGAGCCCCGCGACAGCCCGCTGCTCTACCTGCGCGAAGGCGACCGGATCGTCGTCGTCGCATCCCAGGGCGGCCGCAGCACCCACCCGATGTGGTACCTCAACCTGGTCGCCAACCCGAAGGTGAAGTTCCAGGTTCGCGGCGAAACGCTGCAGCTGACCGCCCGAGAAGCCACCGACGCCGAACGGGACGAGTACTGGCCGAAGCTCGACGCCATGTACCCCGACTTCGTCGACTACCGCTCGTACACCGAGCGGAAGATTCCGATCATTTTCCTCGATCCGGCCTGA
- a CDS encoding bifunctional MaoC family dehydratase N-terminal/OB-fold nucleic acid binding domain-containing protein, which yields MSDLQAGIDEIVAAGRSKPTLSRDPVNQPMIHHWTDAIGDKNPIYVDEEAAKAAGHPGIVAPPAMIQVWTMMGLGRTRSDDDPLARIMKLFDDAGYVGVVATNCDQTYHRYLQPGERVSISAEVTDVVGPKQTALGEGYFVNQKIRWHVGDEEVADMDWRIMKFLPAGKQGQQAAETGSVPADLDPDKLMRPSSSRDTQFFWDGVNAHELRIQKRPDGSLQHPPVPAIWQDKDAPIDYVVSSGRGTVFSYVVHHAPKVPGRSLPFVIALVELEEGVRMLGELRGVEHDDVKIGMPVQATYLDFPDSDVSPAWTLYAWSAVEGSAK from the coding sequence ATGAGTGACCTTCAGGCCGGCATCGACGAGATCGTCGCCGCCGGGCGCAGCAAGCCGACGCTGAGCCGGGATCCGGTGAACCAGCCCATGATTCACCACTGGACCGACGCGATCGGCGATAAGAACCCGATCTACGTCGACGAGGAAGCCGCCAAGGCTGCCGGGCACCCAGGCATCGTGGCGCCGCCGGCCATGATCCAGGTGTGGACCATGATGGGTCTGGGTCGTACCCGGTCCGACGACGATCCGCTCGCTCGGATCATGAAGTTGTTCGACGACGCCGGGTACGTCGGCGTCGTCGCCACCAACTGCGATCAGACCTACCACCGCTATCTGCAGCCGGGGGAGCGGGTCAGCATCAGCGCAGAGGTCACCGACGTGGTCGGCCCCAAGCAGACCGCGCTGGGCGAGGGCTACTTCGTCAACCAGAAGATCCGTTGGCATGTCGGTGACGAAGAAGTCGCCGACATGGACTGGCGGATCATGAAGTTCCTGCCGGCGGGCAAGCAGGGGCAGCAAGCCGCGGAAACCGGTTCGGTCCCAGCCGATCTGGACCCCGACAAGCTGATGCGGCCGTCGTCGTCGCGGGACACCCAGTTCTTCTGGGACGGGGTCAACGCGCATGAGCTGCGGATCCAGAAGCGGCCCGACGGCTCCCTGCAGCATCCGCCGGTGCCGGCGATCTGGCAGGACAAAGATGCTCCGATCGACTACGTCGTCTCGTCGGGGCGGGGCACGGTGTTCAGTTACGTCGTGCATCACGCGCCGAAGGTGCCGGGCCGCAGCCTGCCGTTCGTCATCGCACTCGTCGAGCTCGAAGAGGGTGTGCGCATGCTCGGTGAGCTGCGCGGTGTCGAGCACGACGACGTGAAGATCGGAATGCCGGTCCAGGCAACATATCTCGACTTCCCGGACAGCGACGTCAGTCCGGCGTGGACCCTCTACGCATGGTCGGCAGTGGAAGGATCAGCCAAGTGA
- the fadE29 gene encoding acyl-CoA dehydrogenase FadE29 — protein MYIELTPEQRKLQSELREYFSTLITPEEAAAMETNRHNDAYRAVIKRMGSDGKLGVGWPKEYGGLGFGPIEQQIFINEANQADVPLPLVTLQTVGPTLQVYGTEEQKKKFLPGILSGEVHFAIGYSEPEAGTDLASLRTTAVRHGDEYIVNGQKMWTTGAHDADYIWLACRTDPTAAKHKGISILIVDTKDPGYSWTPIILSDGAHHTNTTYYNDVRVPADMLVGEENGGWKLITTQLNHERVGLGPSGRVAGIYDQVHSWAAKPGSNGVTPIDHDEVRRLLAQIKSIWRVNELLNWQVASSGETIAVADAAATKVFSTERIQEVGRLAEEIVGRYGNPADADTAQLLVWLDTMTKRNLVITFGGGVNEVMREMIAASGLKVPRVSR, from the coding sequence ATGTACATCGAACTGACCCCGGAACAGCGCAAGCTGCAATCCGAACTGCGCGAGTACTTTTCGACGCTGATCACGCCCGAAGAGGCGGCGGCGATGGAAACCAATCGCCACAACGACGCCTACCGAGCCGTCATCAAGCGGATGGGCAGCGACGGCAAGCTCGGCGTGGGTTGGCCGAAGGAATACGGTGGCCTGGGCTTCGGCCCGATCGAGCAGCAGATCTTCATCAACGAGGCCAATCAGGCCGACGTTCCGTTGCCGCTGGTCACGCTGCAGACCGTCGGCCCGACCCTGCAGGTGTATGGAACCGAGGAACAGAAGAAGAAGTTCCTCCCCGGAATCCTTTCCGGTGAAGTGCATTTCGCGATCGGATACTCCGAGCCCGAGGCCGGCACCGACCTCGCTTCGCTGCGGACCACCGCGGTGCGCCATGGTGACGAGTACATCGTTAACGGCCAGAAGATGTGGACCACCGGTGCCCATGATGCCGACTACATCTGGCTGGCCTGTCGTACCGATCCGACCGCGGCCAAGCACAAGGGCATCTCGATCCTGATCGTCGACACCAAGGACCCGGGCTACTCCTGGACCCCGATCATCCTGTCCGACGGTGCCCACCACACCAACACGACGTACTACAACGACGTGCGGGTGCCCGCCGACATGCTGGTCGGCGAGGAGAACGGCGGCTGGAAGCTGATCACCACCCAGCTCAACCACGAGCGAGTGGGGCTGGGACCGTCCGGCCGGGTCGCGGGAATCTACGATCAGGTGCACTCCTGGGCCGCCAAGCCCGGTTCGAACGGCGTCACGCCGATCGACCATGACGAGGTACGCCGGTTGCTCGCCCAGATCAAGTCGATCTGGCGGGTCAACGAGCTGCTCAACTGGCAGGTCGCGTCCTCCGGCGAGACCATCGCCGTAGCGGACGCCGCAGCGACGAAAGTCTTTTCCACCGAACGCATTCAGGAAGTCGGGCGGCTGGCCGAGGAGATCGTCGGCCGCTACGGCAACCCGGCTGACGCGGACACCGCCCAACTGCTGGTGTGGCTCGACACGATGACCAAGCGCAATCTGGTCATCACCTTCGGCGGCGGGGTCAACGAGGTCATGCGCGAGATGATCGCGGCATCCGGCCTCAAGGTGCCGCGGGTCTCGCGGTAA
- a CDS encoding cytochrome P450 — protein MPCPIPSDFDLLDANLNLQGLPVEELAELRRSEPVHWVDVPGGTGGFGDKGYWLVTRYEDVKEVSKRNDIFGSAPDGAIPVWPQAMTRDAVDVQRAVLLNMDAPQHTRLRKIISRGFTPRAIGRLQAELSERAQKIAETAAASGTGDFVEQVSCELPLQAIAGLLGVPQEDRDKLFNWSNEMTAGEDPEYAHIDPAASSFELISYAMGMAAERSKNPTDDIVTQLVQADIEGEKLSDDEFGFFVVMLAVAGNETTRNSITHGMIAFAQNPEQWELYKKERPESAADEIVRWATPVSAFQRTALEDVELGGVKIKKGERVVMSYRSANFDEAVFENPHTFNIMRTPNQHVGFGGTGAHYCIGANLARMTINLMFNAIADHMPDLASIGEPERLMSGWLNGIKHWQVDYTGKCPVAGEPAISAVAGEPANQA, from the coding sequence ATGCCCTGCCCGATCCCGTCCGATTTCGACTTGCTGGACGCGAACCTCAACCTCCAAGGCCTGCCCGTTGAAGAGTTGGCGGAGCTGCGTCGTTCCGAGCCGGTGCACTGGGTGGACGTGCCCGGTGGCACCGGTGGCTTCGGCGACAAGGGGTACTGGCTCGTCACCCGCTACGAGGACGTCAAAGAGGTCTCGAAGCGCAACGATATCTTCGGCAGCGCGCCCGACGGTGCGATTCCGGTGTGGCCGCAGGCCATGACCCGCGATGCCGTCGACGTGCAGCGCGCGGTGCTGCTCAACATGGACGCCCCGCAGCACACCCGGCTGCGCAAGATCATCTCGCGCGGTTTCACCCCGCGTGCCATCGGCCGGCTGCAGGCCGAGCTGAGCGAGCGCGCCCAGAAGATCGCCGAGACCGCGGCCGCTTCCGGCACCGGCGACTTCGTCGAGCAGGTCTCGTGCGAGCTGCCGCTGCAGGCCATCGCCGGTCTGCTCGGCGTGCCGCAGGAAGACCGCGACAAGCTGTTCAACTGGTCCAACGAGATGACGGCCGGTGAAGACCCGGAGTACGCGCACATCGATCCGGCGGCATCGTCGTTCGAGCTGATCAGCTACGCCATGGGCATGGCCGCGGAGCGCTCGAAGAACCCGACCGACGACATCGTCACCCAGCTGGTGCAGGCCGATATCGAGGGCGAGAAGCTCTCGGACGATGAATTCGGTTTCTTCGTGGTGATGCTCGCGGTGGCCGGCAATGAGACCACCCGTAACTCCATCACCCACGGCATGATCGCCTTCGCGCAGAACCCTGAGCAGTGGGAGCTGTACAAGAAGGAGCGCCCGGAGAGTGCCGCGGACGAGATCGTCCGTTGGGCCACACCGGTTTCCGCGTTCCAGCGCACTGCACTCGAGGACGTGGAGCTCGGCGGCGTGAAGATCAAGAAGGGTGAGCGCGTCGTCATGTCCTACCGCTCGGCCAACTTCGACGAAGCGGTGTTCGAGAACCCGCACACCTTCAACATCATGCGGACGCCGAACCAGCATGTCGGTTTCGGTGGCACCGGTGCGCACTACTGCATCGGCGCCAACCTGGCGCGCATGACCATCAACCTGATGTTCAACGCGATCGCCGACCACATGCCGGACCTGGCCTCGATCGGTGAGCCCGAGCGGCTGATGTCGGGCTGGCTCAACGGCATCAAGCACTGGCAGGTTGATTACACGGGCAAGTGCCCGGTCGCCGGCGAGCCGGCAATTTCGGCCGTCGCCGGCGAGCCGGCAAATCAGGCCTGA
- a CDS encoding histidine phosphatase family protein has protein sequence MSSTFRRGTPRRRTLTRVLQGLAVLVTATFMFLTSAFAAWAANNITITFVRHGESEGNVSCCIDTTIPGPNLTANGQAQAQARAQQLANDGIAYDGIYYSDMVRTQQTAAPFETLTGLPQTELKGLHEVQAGIYEGAPQNSGFERILYALPALAWAAGLYFVPMPGSPDLTGANFQSRYNGAVQDIYNSGDQHPVAFSHGLSIMAWTLMNVDNPDLSLLLGHPLNNTSVVTVNGNPSDGWTLVSWDGMAVSQNPALLTKLFVDTRNVITAPQMAVYNVIQAIGTRNIATIATAIRDGVFDTVKTVANYPLAVAKSIVKSVQTGTVFTAAPPPAPAPTTTAAVDSKATVGTANTDTADKPTLAKQTSTLKPAVTGTKDKTVKAVEATKVDATKNVDTKTGDAKVGDTKGGDTKGGDATATDTKADDKGAEGTGSKATKTKKDKTEKADMPKVEKPKKDKAPKADAAK, from the coding sequence ATGTCATCAACGTTCCGTCGGGGGACTCCTCGCAGACGAACACTCACACGGGTACTGCAGGGGCTGGCCGTCCTGGTCACCGCCACCTTCATGTTCCTGACCTCGGCCTTTGCCGCGTGGGCCGCCAACAACATCACCATCACGTTTGTCCGGCACGGGGAGTCCGAAGGCAACGTGTCGTGCTGCATCGACACCACGATTCCCGGCCCGAACCTGACCGCCAATGGCCAGGCCCAGGCGCAGGCCCGCGCCCAGCAACTGGCCAATGACGGCATCGCCTACGACGGGATTTACTACTCCGACATGGTGCGGACCCAGCAGACGGCCGCACCCTTCGAGACGCTGACCGGCCTGCCGCAGACCGAGCTGAAAGGCCTGCACGAAGTCCAGGCCGGCATCTACGAAGGTGCACCGCAGAACTCCGGATTCGAGCGCATCCTCTACGCGCTGCCGGCGTTGGCCTGGGCAGCCGGTCTCTACTTCGTGCCCATGCCCGGCTCGCCCGACCTGACCGGCGCCAACTTCCAGAGCCGGTACAACGGCGCGGTCCAGGACATCTACAACTCCGGTGACCAGCACCCGGTGGCGTTCTCACACGGTCTGTCGATCATGGCGTGGACGCTGATGAACGTCGACAACCCGGACCTGAGCCTCCTGCTGGGCCACCCGTTGAACAACACCTCGGTCGTCACCGTCAACGGGAACCCGTCCGACGGCTGGACCCTGGTCAGTTGGGACGGCATGGCCGTCTCGCAGAACCCGGCGCTGCTCACCAAGCTGTTCGTCGACACCCGCAACGTGATCACCGCGCCGCAGATGGCCGTATACAACGTCATTCAGGCCATCGGTACCCGGAACATCGCGACCATTGCCACAGCGATCAGGGACGGCGTCTTCGACACCGTCAAGACCGTCGCCAACTACCCGCTCGCCGTCGCCAAGAGCATCGTGAAGTCCGTCCAGACCGGCACCGTGTTCACGGCGGCGCCGCCGCCGGCACCCGCGCCGACGACCACCGCCGCGGTCGACTCGAAAGCCACTGTCGGCACTGCAAACACCGACACCGCCGACAAGCCGACGCTCGCCAAGCAGACGTCCACGCTCAAGCCTGCGGTCACCGGCACCAAGGACAAGACGGTCAAGGCCGTCGAAGCTACCAAGGTCGACGCCACGAAGAACGTCGACACGAAGACCGGGGACGCAAAGGTCGGGGACACAAAGGGCGGGGACACAAAGGGCGGGGACGCGACAGCTACGGACACCAAAGCTGACGACAAGGGCGCCGAAGGCACGGGCAGCAAGGCCACCAAGACAAAGAAGGACAAGACCGAAAAGGCTGACATGCCAAAGGTGGAGAAGCCGAAGAAAGACAAGGCCCCGAAGGCAGACGCCGCCAAGTAG
- a CDS encoding steroid 3-ketoacyl-CoA thiolase, with translation MGNPVIVEATRSPIGKRGGWLSGLHATELLGATQRALVEKAGLDAGEVEQLIGGCVTQYGEQGNNITRQSWLVAGLPEHVGATTIDCQCGSAQQANHLIAGLIATGAIDIGIACGIEAMSRVPLGANGGGARAASWDIDLPNQFEAAERIAGRRGITRADIDALGFASQAKAKQAWAEGRFDREISPIQAPVIDENKQPTAELNLVSRDQGLRDTTLEGLAALKPVIEGGIHTAGTSSQISDGAAAVLWMDEDKAKALGYTPRARIIAQANVGAETYYHLDGPVQSTAKVLEKARMSMADIDLVEINEAFASVVLSWAQVHKADMDKVNVNGGAIALGHPVGSTGSRLITTALHELERTGKSTALITMCAGGALSTGTIIERI, from the coding sequence ATGGGTAATCCTGTCATCGTTGAAGCCACTCGTAGCCCGATCGGCAAGCGAGGTGGCTGGCTGTCCGGCCTGCACGCGACCGAACTTCTGGGTGCGACGCAGAGAGCTCTCGTCGAGAAGGCCGGCCTGGACGCCGGCGAGGTCGAGCAGCTCATCGGTGGCTGCGTCACGCAGTACGGCGAGCAGGGCAACAACATCACCCGGCAGTCGTGGTTGGTCGCCGGATTGCCCGAGCATGTCGGCGCCACCACCATCGACTGCCAGTGCGGCAGCGCCCAGCAGGCCAACCACCTGATCGCCGGTCTGATCGCCACCGGCGCCATCGACATCGGCATCGCCTGCGGTATCGAGGCCATGAGCCGGGTGCCCCTGGGCGCCAACGGCGGTGGCGCCCGCGCCGCGTCGTGGGACATCGACCTGCCCAACCAGTTCGAGGCCGCCGAGCGCATTGCGGGCCGGCGCGGCATCACCCGCGCCGACATCGACGCGCTGGGCTTCGCCTCGCAGGCCAAGGCCAAGCAGGCCTGGGCCGAGGGTCGCTTCGACCGTGAGATCTCGCCCATCCAGGCGCCGGTCATCGACGAGAACAAGCAGCCGACCGCCGAGCTGAACCTGGTCAGCCGTGACCAGGGCCTGCGCGACACCACCCTGGAAGGCCTGGCCGCGCTGAAGCCGGTGATCGAGGGCGGCATCCACACCGCCGGCACCTCGTCGCAGATTTCGGACGGCGCGGCCGCAGTGCTGTGGATGGACGAGGACAAGGCCAAGGCGCTCGGCTATACCCCGCGCGCCCGGATCATCGCGCAAGCCAACGTCGGTGCCGAGACCTACTACCACCTGGACGGTCCGGTGCAGTCCACCGCCAAGGTGCTCGAGAAGGCGCGCATGTCGATGGCCGACATCGACCTGGTCGAGATCAACGAGGCGTTCGCGTCTGTCGTGCTGTCCTGGGCTCAGGTGCACAAGGCCGACATGGATAAGGTCAACGTCAACGGCGGCGCCATCGCGCTGGGCCACCCGGTCGGTTCCACCGGCTCGCGGCTCATCACGACCGCGCTGCACGAGTTGGAACGGACCGGCAAGTCGACCGCGCTGATCACGATGTGCGCCGGCGGCGCGTTGTCCACCGGCACCATCATCGAGCGGATCTAG
- a CDS encoding TIGR03564 family F420-dependent LLM class oxidoreductase, whose amino-acid sequence MPTGVVLDPDRSSANHVAAAIDQARRAYNAGVRQLWIAQQFDHDAISLAGYVGAAVPGLAVGTFVVPINPRHPLTLASQALTAQAATGGNFSLGLGLGAHAPEQVAFGTAWPNTIGRLREHLQILRSILDTGTVDFHGEEFTAAPQWPVTVAGGTPLPVYVAAMGPKALRVTGELADGTLPYLAGPRTIEEFIVPTITAAATAAGRRAPKVIAAVPVLVTDDVDEGRARAAEALEFYATIPSYARVIEREGVDSIIDLAAVGTAAQVSAHLRRYLAAGATDIVLSPLVRTGIAALEPIWDVAAAL is encoded by the coding sequence ATGCCAACTGGAGTTGTGCTCGACCCCGACCGTAGTTCCGCCAATCATGTCGCTGCCGCGATCGACCAGGCCCGCCGCGCCTACAACGCCGGCGTCCGCCAGTTGTGGATAGCCCAGCAGTTCGACCATGACGCCATCTCGCTGGCCGGATACGTCGGTGCCGCGGTGCCGGGCCTTGCCGTCGGCACCTTCGTCGTACCGATCAACCCGCGCCACCCGCTGACGCTCGCCTCCCAAGCGCTGACCGCCCAAGCTGCCACCGGCGGGAACTTCAGCCTCGGCCTCGGTTTGGGAGCGCATGCTCCCGAGCAGGTGGCCTTCGGGACCGCGTGGCCGAACACCATCGGCCGGCTGCGCGAACACCTGCAGATACTCCGATCGATCCTGGATACCGGCACCGTCGACTTCCACGGCGAAGAATTCACCGCCGCCCCGCAATGGCCGGTGACGGTCGCCGGCGGCACTCCCCTGCCGGTCTACGTCGCGGCCATGGGACCCAAGGCATTACGCGTGACGGGGGAACTGGCGGACGGCACGCTGCCTTATCTCGCAGGGCCGCGCACCATCGAGGAATTCATCGTGCCGACCATCACCGCAGCAGCCACCGCGGCCGGCAGGCGCGCACCGAAGGTCATTGCCGCGGTACCCGTTCTGGTGACCGACGACGTCGATGAGGGCCGGGCCCGCGCCGCCGAGGCTCTCGAGTTCTACGCGACCATCCCGTCGTACGCGCGGGTGATCGAACGGGAGGGCGTGGACTCGATCATCGACCTCGCGGCGGTCGGTACCGCCGCCCAGGTATCTGCACACCTGCGCCGCTACCTCGCCGCGGGCGCGACAGATATCGTGCTCAGCCCCCTCGTGCGCACCGGCATCGCAGCGCTGGAACCGATCTGGGATGTCGCTGCGGCACTGTAG
- a CDS encoding acyl-CoA dehydrogenase family protein — translation MDFTPSPEQQAVADVVTSVLERENTWDALVSGGVAALAVPDRLGGDGLGLLEAATALTEIGRRGTTGPALATIGLALVPLVDLATDAQQDRYLAGVAAGAVVSAALNEAGNQLPEKPSTSYTGGKLNGTKIGVPYAEMAQWLLVTTDSGVVVVSPKAAGVTVEKTPTANGSDEYVVTFADVEVTDDDVLAGATVARVNELALAMIGAFGAGLVAGALRLTADYTATREQFGRPLSTFQTVAAQLSEVYIASRTIGLVSTSVVWRLSEGLDAAEDLAILGYWLTSQAPPAMRLCHHLHGGMGMDITYPMDRYYSSIKDLNRLLGGPSHRLDLVGI, via the coding sequence GTGGATTTCACACCGAGCCCGGAGCAGCAGGCTGTCGCCGATGTGGTGACATCTGTGCTCGAGCGGGAAAACACTTGGGACGCACTGGTTTCCGGTGGCGTCGCGGCGCTTGCGGTGCCGGACCGCCTGGGCGGTGACGGGCTGGGACTGCTGGAGGCGGCCACCGCGCTGACCGAGATCGGCCGGCGCGGCACCACCGGACCGGCGCTGGCCACCATCGGGCTCGCTCTGGTGCCGCTGGTCGACCTGGCCACCGACGCACAGCAGGACCGGTACCTGGCGGGCGTCGCGGCGGGCGCGGTGGTCTCCGCCGCCCTCAACGAGGCCGGCAACCAGCTGCCGGAGAAGCCGTCGACCAGTTACACCGGCGGCAAGCTCAACGGCACCAAAATCGGTGTGCCGTATGCCGAAATGGCGCAATGGCTGCTGGTCACCACCGACAGCGGTGTGGTCGTCGTATCGCCCAAGGCGGCCGGTGTGACGGTCGAGAAGACGCCGACCGCCAACGGGTCGGACGAATACGTCGTCACTTTCGCCGACGTCGAGGTGACCGATGACGACGTGCTGGCCGGTGCCACCGTGGCTCGGGTGAACGAGTTGGCGCTGGCCATGATCGGCGCCTTCGGTGCCGGTCTGGTGGCCGGAGCGCTGCGGCTCACTGCCGACTACACCGCAACCCGGGAGCAGTTCGGCCGTCCGCTGTCCACCTTCCAGACCGTGGCAGCGCAGCTGTCCGAGGTCTACATCGCTTCGCGGACAATCGGTCTGGTTTCCACCTCGGTGGTGTGGCGGCTGTCCGAAGGACTCGACGCGGCCGAGGACCTGGCGATCCTGGGCTACTGGCTGACATCGCAGGCCCCGCCGGCCATGCGGCTGTGCCATCACCTGCACGGGGGAATGGGCATGGACATCACCTACCCGATGGACCGCTACTACTCCTCGATCAAGGACCTCAACCGGCTGCTCGGTGGCCCTTCGCATCGTCTCGACTTGGTGGGAATCTGA